In Flavobacteriales bacterium, the following are encoded in one genomic region:
- a CDS encoding F0F1 ATP synthase subunit beta produces the protein MSVQTGKVAQIIGPVLDVSFTEGGELPKIMDALEVTRPDGQVVTLECQQHIGEDTVRAIAMDSTDGLSRGTEVRALGAPITMPIGDQIFGRLFNVVGDPIDGMADCDKKGGYPIHKLPPKFEDLSTSTEVLFTGIKVIDLIEPYAKGGKIGLFGGAGVGKTVLIQELINNIAKGHGGLSVFAGVGERTREGNDLLREMIEAGIIDYGDAFRHSMEEGGWDLSKVDHEKLKKSKATFVFGQMNEPPGARARVALSGLTIAEYFRDGDEKSGGRDILFFIDNIFRFTQAGSEVSALLGRMPSAVGYQPTLATEMGLMQERITSTKRGSITSVQAVYVPADDLTDPAPATTFSHLDATTVLSRKIAELGIYPAVDPLDSTSRILTPAVVGANHYDTAQRVKETLQRYKELQDIIAILGMDELSEEDKLVVHRARRVQRFLSQPFHVAEQFTGLKGVFVSIEDTIKGFNMIMDGEVDEYPEAAFNLVGTIEEAIEKGKKLMAEA, from the coding sequence ATGTCAGTTCAAACCGGTAAAGTAGCCCAGATCATCGGTCCAGTATTGGACGTGAGTTTCACCGAGGGTGGAGAGCTTCCAAAGATCATGGATGCCCTTGAAGTAACACGTCCTGACGGACAAGTAGTAACGCTTGAGTGCCAGCAGCACATCGGTGAAGACACCGTTCGTGCCATTGCGATGGACTCAACAGACGGTTTGAGCCGCGGAACGGAAGTTCGCGCACTTGGCGCACCGATCACCATGCCTATCGGTGATCAGATCTTCGGTCGTCTTTTCAACGTGGTTGGAGACCCGATCGATGGAATGGCCGATTGCGATAAGAAAGGCGGTTACCCGATTCACAAACTTCCACCTAAGTTCGAAGACCTTTCAACTTCTACAGAAGTACTTTTCACAGGTATCAAAGTAATCGACCTTATTGAGCCTTATGCAAAAGGTGGTAAGATCGGTCTTTTCGGTGGTGCCGGTGTTGGTAAAACCGTATTGATCCAGGAGTTGATCAACAACATCGCCAAAGGACACGGAGGTCTTTCTGTATTTGCAGGTGTTGGTGAAAGAACACGTGAAGGAAACGACCTTCTTCGTGAGATGATCGAAGCAGGAATTATCGATTATGGTGATGCATTCCGTCACAGCATGGAAGAAGGCGGTTGGGATCTTTCCAAGGTCGATCATGAGAAATTGAAGAAGTCGAAAGCGACTTTCGTTTTCGGTCAGATGAACGAGCCTCCAGGTGCACGTGCGCGTGTGGCGCTTTCAGGATTGACAATTGCGGAGTACTTCCGTGATGGTGATGAGAAATCAGGAGGTCGTGACATCCTTTTCTTCATCGATAACATCTTCCGATTTACACAGGCAGGTTCTGAGGTATCGGCACTTCTTGGTCGTATGCCATCTGCGGTAGGTTACCAGCCAACATTGGCAACTGAGATGGGATTGATGCAGGAGCGTATTACTTCAACTAAGCGTGGATCGATCACATCTGTACAGGCGGTTTACGTACCTGCGGATGACTTGACCGACCCTGCTCCAGCGACAACTTTCTCGCACTTGGATGCAACAACAGTACTTTCCCGTAAGATCGCTGAGTTGGGTATCTACCCAGCGGTTGACCCATTGGATTCAACTTCTCGAATTCTAACTCCAGCAGTCGTTGGTGCAAACCATTACGATACTGCTCAACGCGTGAAGGAAACGCTTCAGCGATACAAGGAACTTCAGGATATCATCGCCATTCTTGGTATGGACGAACTTTCTGAAGAGGACAAATTGGTTGTACACCGCGCAAGACGAGTTCAGCGTTTCCTTTCTCAGCCGTTCCACGTGGCCGAGCAGTTTACTGGTCTGAAAGGCGTTTTCGTAAGTATCGAAGACACCATCAAAGGCTTCAACATGATCATGGACGGTGAGGTGGATGAATATCCAGAAGCTGCATTCAACCTTGTTGGAACCATCGAAGAAGCGATTGAAAAAGGTAAGAAGTTGATGGCGGAAGCCTAA
- a CDS encoding DUF433 domain-containing protein, with the protein MASYLKYISINPEIRFGKPCITGTRISVGDILGWLAAGMTNDEIIADFPSLKKEHIQAALEFSKS; encoded by the coding sequence ATGGCGAGCTACTTGAAATATATTTCGATCAACCCAGAGATTCGTTTTGGGAAACCATGCATCACGGGTACGCGCATCTCGGTAGGCGATATTCTCGGCTGGCTGGCAGCTGGCATGACCAACGATGAGATCATTGCCGATTTCCCAAGTCTGAAAAAAGAACACATTCAAGCGGCTTTGGAGTTCAGCAAAAGTTAG
- a CDS encoding DUF433 domain-containing protein, protein MTNDEIIADFPSLKKEHIQAALEFSKS, encoded by the coding sequence ATGACCAATGATGAGATCATTGCCGATTTCCCAAGCCTGAAGAAAGAACACATTCAAGCCGCTTTGGAGTTCAGCAAAAGTTAG
- the atpC gene encoding ATP synthase F1 subunit epsilon has protein sequence MTLEIVTPDEKVFEGEARHVQLPGKEGLFGILNNHAPIVSTLVKGKIKVEAVDGDVQYFDIGGGVVEMNNNKVIVLAEK, from the coding sequence ATGACACTCGAAATCGTAACACCAGACGAAAAGGTTTTTGAAGGAGAAGCACGTCACGTGCAACTTCCTGGCAAAGAAGGTCTTTTCGGCATCTTGAACAACCACGCACCAATTGTTTCAACCTTGGTAAAAGGAAAGATAAAGGTAGAAGCCGTGGATGGTGATGTTCAGTACTTCGATATCGGTGGTGGTGTTGTGGAGATGAACAACAATAAGGTCATCGTTCTTGCAGAAAAGTAA
- a CDS encoding DUF433 domain-containing protein codes for MQLNELISIDKDTLGGIPVFVGTRVPVGSLFEHLENGYTLDQFIEQFPSVKKEQAQQVLELANQALLSGNYGQVA; via the coding sequence ATGCAACTCAACGAACTTATTAGTATCGATAAGGACACACTTGGCGGGATTCCCGTGTTTGTTGGAACCCGTGTTCCTGTCGGATCGCTTTTCGAGCATCTGGAAAACGGTTACACGCTCGATCAGTTCATCGAGCAATTCCCTTCGGTGAAAAAAGAACAGGCACAACAAGTGCTTGAATTGGCCAATCAAGCGTTGCTTTCAGGAAACTATGGTCAGGTGGCATGA
- a CDS encoding T9SS type B sorting domain-containing protein, whose product MNMTSATDSQIFAGPSEQVSEKMMWSVLRLLLVFSFFIFHLSSFSQTTYPLVGNITTNDCEGYFTDSNGGLNGEDYTHGEDYTFTICVPNAISIEMTFFEFCSEQGFDIMTFYDGPNTSSPQIGSPVSGQNLPPSVIATSGCLTVHWISDQAGVACAGWLAYWEVEVAQPDPPTITFNPSAPTCSTEVVVMTFDTPVPCDSVYPAAFAVSGGQTVSSINPLNCNAGEGTQYEVTFSPGLDNSATYDLQFTYNYADDCDNEFTLEAEGSLTVNDCPLQVEVLEESPTVCLGDCVEIWAEVTGGDPNTYNYAWSNGLPNSPGPHLVCPTTNTTYSVTVSDAGPSASASDQTTITVIQPPVIDPIPAVCENEAPFAISATPSGGSWSGTHINDPIGIFRPDSGDGTPWTYYTDLNGCTDSIQSTVYQIWAGYDQASCPNAAPFQLTNGYPAGGTWSGPNTTPAGMFTPSSSGSFTITYTSANGCTDTKVVEVENLAMPSNITVCESDPHFNLTVIPFGGSWSGTGITNWYWGTFDPATAGPGTHTVTYTINGCSGTVDITVSEIDAGGNYVICPQEPSIQLNGTPAGGTWSGIGVSQSGLYDPTIAPDLTNDTLTYSVNGCTDTRIVYVQQTNIIDSVREFCLYDDPLTLNWAGVHRYPSGGIWSGIGTDNNGDGHFTPSVAGGGTFTIYYEANTCVDSMVMTVHENIMFDTSVCEVGDPIQLQALPAGGTWAGDGIIDPTGMFDPQQVGIGQHWVYYQGSSGCWDSCMVDVYQLQPAQIIGLENTYCFVDSAIALIGIPSFGVFSGDGITDTIFNPSLAGEGIHQIAYDHGSAGCEVHTDMLVSVSEPIMTDTVGGYLTVCKGDAATIGVSASGGNGSNFTYTWNPNVSSFATQEIYPDTTTTYHITTWDGCSEPVEDSIYVYVKEPFSTTFETSDPLCYGSQGYATAQVDPPGSYSYEWHSSPPNFMSTIYAPAATTYQITITELESGCEFDTSVTIPYFPNVAAYFTPNPNGACLLESDPTAEFIDLSQGAASGTWDFGDGTTEDYQYGVYPTHTYPDTGKYTVTLHVENDSGTCTDEFDFEMCVQPEFKLWIPNAFTPDGDGLNDYFEIVSSGIVEFELQISNSWGAKMYKMNSIDDPPWDGTYHGNPVQQDRYIYEVIAKGRHLGGVKFYKGSGYIHLYRHGK is encoded by the coding sequence ATGAACATGACCTCAGCCACAGATTCTCAGATTTTCGCAGGTCCCTCAGAGCAGGTATCCGAAAAAATGATGTGGTCAGTGTTGAGGCTTCTGCTCGTTTTTTCATTTTTCATCTTTCACCTTTCATCTTTTTCACAGACCACCTACCCGCTTGTTGGCAATATCACTACAAACGATTGCGAAGGTTATTTTACCGATAGCAATGGTGGATTGAACGGGGAAGATTACACGCATGGCGAGGATTACACCTTCACCATCTGCGTACCGAATGCGATCAGCATTGAAATGACCTTTTTCGAGTTCTGCTCTGAGCAGGGATTCGACATCATGACCTTTTATGATGGTCCGAACACGAGTTCGCCACAGATCGGGTCGCCCGTTTCGGGTCAGAATCTCCCGCCTTCGGTCATTGCCACTTCCGGATGCCTGACCGTTCATTGGATCTCTGATCAGGCGGGTGTGGCCTGCGCTGGCTGGTTGGCCTATTGGGAAGTGGAAGTGGCGCAACCAGACCCACCGACAATCACCTTCAACCCGAGTGCACCCACGTGTAGCACCGAGGTGGTCGTCATGACGTTTGATACACCTGTTCCGTGCGATTCGGTCTATCCGGCAGCGTTTGCGGTATCGGGCGGACAGACCGTGAGCAGCATCAACCCACTCAACTGCAATGCAGGAGAAGGAACGCAGTACGAGGTCACCTTCAGCCCAGGGCTTGACAACAGCGCCACGTACGACCTGCAATTCACCTATAACTATGCGGATGATTGCGACAATGAGTTCACCTTGGAGGCGGAAGGTTCACTAACGGTGAACGACTGTCCGTTGCAAGTGGAGGTTTTGGAAGAAAGCCCGACCGTTTGCTTGGGCGACTGCGTGGAGATATGGGCGGAAGTGACAGGTGGTGACCCAAACACCTACAATTACGCTTGGAGCAACGGGCTGCCCAATTCTCCGGGACCGCATCTGGTCTGTCCCACCACAAACACCACATATTCCGTGACCGTGAGCGATGCCGGACCTTCTGCCTCAGCTTCGGATCAGACCACCATCACGGTCATTCAACCTCCGGTCATCGACCCTATTCCGGCCGTGTGTGAAAATGAAGCACCTTTTGCCATTTCAGCCACGCCATCCGGAGGCAGTTGGAGCGGAACGCACATCAACGACCCGATCGGTATTTTCAGACCTGATTCTGGAGACGGAACGCCTTGGACCTACTACACCGACCTGAACGGCTGCACGGATTCCATTCAATCCACCGTTTACCAGATATGGGCGGGTTACGATCAGGCGTCCTGCCCGAATGCCGCGCCATTTCAGCTTACCAATGGCTATCCCGCAGGCGGAACATGGAGCGGCCCGAACACCACACCTGCCGGGATGTTCACGCCTTCATCGTCAGGAAGTTTCACCATTACGTATACTTCCGCAAACGGCTGCACCGACACCAAAGTTGTTGAGGTGGAGAACTTGGCCATGCCCTCCAACATTACGGTCTGCGAGTCAGACCCGCACTTCAATCTTACAGTCATTCCGTTCGGTGGTTCTTGGAGCGGAACGGGTATCACCAACTGGTATTGGGGCACGTTCGATCCTGCCACGGCCGGACCAGGAACGCACACCGTCACCTACACCATCAACGGTTGTTCGGGTACAGTTGACATTACGGTGAGCGAAATTGATGCGGGTGGCAACTACGTCATCTGTCCGCAAGAACCTTCCATCCAACTGAATGGTACACCTGCCGGTGGAACGTGGAGCGGCATCGGTGTTTCGCAAAGCGGCCTGTACGACCCGACCATTGCTCCTGACCTCACCAACGACACATTGACCTACTCGGTGAACGGCTGCACCGACACCCGCATCGTGTATGTGCAACAGACCAACATCATCGATTCAGTGCGTGAATTCTGCCTGTATGACGACCCGCTGACGCTGAATTGGGCAGGTGTTCACCGCTATCCGAGTGGTGGCATCTGGTCAGGAATCGGGACAGACAACAACGGAGATGGCCATTTTACGCCTTCGGTTGCTGGAGGCGGCACCTTCACCATTTACTATGAGGCCAACACGTGTGTCGATTCAATGGTGATGACCGTGCATGAAAACATCATGTTCGACACTTCGGTGTGTGAGGTGGGCGACCCGATTCAGTTGCAAGCATTGCCCGCTGGCGGAACCTGGGCAGGAGATGGCATCATCGACCCGACAGGGATGTTCGACCCGCAGCAAGTAGGAATCGGTCAGCATTGGGTCTATTATCAAGGGTCGAGCGGATGCTGGGATTCGTGCATGGTGGACGTGTATCAGCTACAACCCGCGCAGATCATCGGGTTGGAGAACACCTACTGTTTTGTGGATTCGGCCATTGCACTGATCGGAATTCCAAGCTTCGGGGTCTTTTCGGGAGATGGCATCACCGACACCATTTTCAATCCTTCGTTGGCGGGCGAAGGCATTCACCAAATTGCTTACGACCATGGCAGCGCGGGCTGCGAAGTGCATACCGACATGCTCGTTTCCGTTTCCGAACCCATCATGACCGATACGGTGGGCGGCTATCTCACCGTTTGCAAAGGCGATGCGGCAACCATCGGTGTAAGTGCCTCTGGTGGCAACGGCAGCAACTTCACCTATACGTGGAATCCGAATGTTTCCTCATTTGCCACACAAGAGATCTATCCCGACACCACCACCACGTATCACATCACTACGTGGGATGGCTGCTCCGAACCTGTGGAAGACAGCATTTATGTGTATGTCAAGGAACCCTTCAGCACAACTTTTGAGACCAGCGACCCGCTGTGCTATGGTTCGCAAGGTTACGCCACTGCCCAAGTGGATCCGCCTGGAAGCTACAGCTACGAGTGGCATTCCTCACCACCCAATTTCATGAGCACCATCTACGCGCCAGCGGCCACCACATACCAGATCACCATTACCGAGCTGGAAAGCGGCTGCGAATTCGACACGAGTGTGACCATTCCGTACTTCCCCAATGTGGCGGCCTACTTTACGCCCAACCCGAACGGAGCCTGTCTGTTGGAATCGGACCCAACGGCCGAGTTCATCGACCTGAGCCAGGGCGCTGCCAGCGGAACGTGGGATTTCGGAGATGGCACTACCGAAGATTACCAGTACGGGGTGTACCCCACGCACACCTATCCCGACACGGGAAAATACACCGTGACGCTGCATGTGGAAAATGACTCGGGCACCTGCACGGATGAGTTTGATTTTGAGATGTGTGTGCAACCCGAATTCAAGCTGTGGATACCGAACGCGTTTACGCCCGATGGCGATGGACTGAACGATTACTTTGAGATCGTTTCATCCGGCATTGTGGAGTTTGAACTACAGATATCGAACAGTTGGGGTGCCAAGATGTATAAGATGAACTCCATTGACGACCCGCCTTGGGATGGCACCTACCACGGAAACCCCGTGCAGCAGGACCGCTACATTTATGAGGTAATTGCCAAAGGCCGCCACTTGGGCGGGGTCAAATTCTACAAGGGAAGCGGGTATATTCACTTGTATCGGCATGGGAAATAA
- a CDS encoding pyrophosphatase, which produces MTIEQAQRTVDQWINTTGVRYFNELTNMAMLTEEVGEVARIIARRYGEQSEKESDKDKDLGDEMADVLFVLLCLANQTGVDLTEALKKNLEKKTARDADRHQSNPKLR; this is translated from the coding sequence ATGACCATCGAACAGGCCCAACGAACCGTTGACCAATGGATCAACACCACAGGTGTCCGCTATTTCAATGAATTGACGAACATGGCCATGCTCACCGAGGAGGTGGGCGAAGTGGCGCGCATCATTGCCAGACGTTACGGAGAACAGTCGGAAAAGGAAAGTGACAAAGACAAGGACCTTGGGGATGAAATGGCTGATGTGCTTTTCGTGCTGTTGTGTCTGGCCAATCAGACGGGTGTAGATCTAACTGAGGCACTCAAGAAGAACCTTGAAAAGAAAACGGCCCGCGATGCAGACCGTCATCAGAGCAATCCTAAATTGCGGTAG
- a CDS encoding D-tyrosyl-tRNA(Tyr) deacylase, whose product MRVVLQRVKRASVTVEGHVVGSIDQGVLILLGIEAADTLEDTEWLCGKIARMRIFNDAEGVMNVSLEESGGEALVVSQFTLHASTKKGNRPSYIKAARPEQAEPMYEQFKAKLAETLGKPVQSGVFGAMMDVELINDGPVTILMDSKERE is encoded by the coding sequence ATGAGAGTGGTACTGCAACGGGTAAAACGGGCTTCGGTAACGGTCGAAGGCCACGTGGTGGGCAGCATCGACCAAGGAGTTCTCATCCTTTTGGGAATAGAGGCGGCCGATACCTTGGAAGACACCGAATGGCTGTGCGGCAAGATCGCGCGGATGCGCATTTTCAATGATGCCGAAGGCGTGATGAATGTTTCGTTGGAAGAGAGCGGAGGAGAAGCACTGGTGGTTTCGCAGTTCACCTTGCATGCCAGCACCAAAAAGGGCAACCGCCCATCGTACATCAAGGCCGCGCGCCCCGAGCAGGCCGAACCGATGTACGAACAGTTCAAGGCCAAATTGGCCGAAACGTTAGGAAAGCCTGTTCAAAGTGGCGTGTTCGGAGCCATGATGGATGTGGAACTAATCAACGATGGGCCGGTTACCATTCTGATGGATTCGAAGGAAAGGGAGTAA
- a CDS encoding bifunctional riboflavin kinase/FAD synthetase, protein MKVYHSIEEFEKVNGAVVTTGTFDGVHIGHRKIIARINEIARKIDGESVLLTFHPHPRMVLFPDDHGLELITTLDEKIKLLEEAGVQNLIIHPFTREFSRTTSIDFIRDILVEKLGTSVLVIGYDHHFGRNREGSFEHLRESGPLYGFQVEEISAQDVDDVAVSSTKIRAALSHGDVATAAKYLSYMYELSGTVIHGDKLGRTLGYPTANVQVEDRNKVIPANGVYACYVLLGGRKFNGMLNIGTRPTVDGGARRIEVHIFELNEELYGQKITLQLKDRIRDEQKFDSVDQLKERLLIDKNEAEKIL, encoded by the coding sequence GTGAAGGTCTATCATTCCATTGAGGAGTTTGAGAAAGTGAACGGTGCTGTTGTGACCACAGGAACGTTTGATGGTGTACACATCGGGCATCGCAAGATCATTGCCCGCATCAATGAGATTGCCCGTAAGATCGATGGCGAAAGTGTGCTGCTGACCTTCCATCCGCATCCGCGCATGGTACTGTTTCCAGATGACCACGGTTTGGAACTCATTACCACGTTGGATGAGAAGATAAAACTGTTGGAAGAGGCTGGAGTTCAGAACCTCATCATTCATCCATTTACACGCGAATTTTCGCGGACAACTTCCATCGATTTCATCCGTGATATTCTGGTGGAGAAATTGGGGACGAGTGTGCTGGTCATCGGTTACGACCATCATTTCGGAAGGAACAGGGAAGGAAGCTTTGAGCATTTGCGCGAGTCAGGGCCGCTCTATGGTTTTCAGGTGGAGGAAATTTCGGCTCAAGATGTTGACGATGTGGCGGTGAGTTCCACCAAGATCCGCGCAGCGTTAAGCCATGGCGATGTGGCCACCGCTGCCAAATACCTTTCGTACATGTATGAATTGTCTGGAACGGTGATCCATGGCGATAAACTGGGAAGAACCTTGGGGTATCCAACGGCAAATGTTCAGGTGGAGGATAGAAATAAGGTCATTCCTGCCAACGGTGTGTATGCCTGCTACGTCTTATTGGGCGGAAGGAAATTCAACGGCATGCTCAATATCGGCACCCGCCCGACCGTTGATGGAGGAGCAAGAAGAATTGAGGTTCATATTTTTGAACTGAATGAAGAATTGTACGGTCAGAAGATCACACTTCAGTTGAAAGACCGCATCCGAGATGAACAGAAGTTCGATTCGGTCGATCAGTTGAAGGAACGATTGCTGATCGATAAGAATGAAGCTGAAAAGATATTATGA
- a CDS encoding DNA polymerase III subunit epsilon: MSKPGADQLSLPLTQFAIVDIETTGTIHDGKITEIAIIIHDGTQELERFTTLLNPERPIDRYVVKLTGITDQMVADAPLFAEHAERIFAMTENRVFVAHNVSFDYGFLKKEFAQLKMEFKRETLDTIDICRRIIPGLPSYSLGKLCATLGIEMDSHHRALDDTAATATLFQMLFQRDSSTVLSRIKPDMPDVRIPPNLPASELENLPTGAGVYYFYDGDDQILYVGKSINIKKRVLSHFHPKEKKKWAELWKNVHSISFEETGSELVALLLESQEIKKLQPPINRSQKKPYFPYGIYETRDENNYINLSIKRKKNLEGDPLLEIRSYYEGKRLLLKQVKKHELCQCLLGLHKINGNCFHYQIKNCRGTKMGYESPEEYNERVAQAKSGLGLTIENTLVIGTGRTQEEYSLVQVEDGKYVGYGFIEKDEANQPLEHILEHIRHQNDNPDTRNIIRAYLAKNKKDKVIRYYKTSDHGRDF, from the coding sequence ATGTCAAAACCCGGTGCCGATCAACTTTCGCTTCCTCTTACGCAGTTTGCGATCGTTGATATTGAGACCACAGGCACCATCCACGATGGCAAGATCACGGAGATCGCCATCATCATCCACGATGGAACACAGGAACTGGAGCGCTTTACCACGCTGCTGAACCCCGAACGGCCCATTGACCGCTACGTGGTGAAACTGACGGGCATTACTGACCAGATGGTGGCCGATGCACCTTTGTTCGCGGAGCATGCCGAACGCATTTTTGCCATGACGGAGAACCGCGTTTTTGTGGCGCACAACGTTTCGTTCGACTACGGTTTTCTGAAGAAGGAATTCGCGCAGCTGAAAATGGAGTTCAAGCGCGAAACGCTGGACACCATCGACATCTGCCGAAGGATCATTCCGGGGCTTCCCTCCTACAGTTTGGGAAAACTGTGCGCTACGCTGGGTATTGAAATGGACAGTCACCACCGCGCGTTGGACGACACGGCAGCCACGGCCACGCTGTTCCAGATGCTTTTCCAGCGCGATTCATCAACTGTGCTCAGTCGCATAAAACCCGACATGCCCGATGTGCGCATTCCGCCCAATCTGCCTGCCTCCGAACTTGAAAATCTGCCGACAGGCGCGGGTGTCTATTACTTCTATGATGGGGACGACCAGATCCTGTATGTGGGCAAGAGCATCAACATCAAGAAGCGGGTGCTGAGTCATTTTCATCCGAAGGAGAAAAAGAAATGGGCTGAACTGTGGAAAAATGTGCATTCCATTTCGTTTGAGGAAACGGGCAGCGAACTGGTGGCGCTGCTGTTGGAATCGCAGGAGATCAAGAAGCTGCAACCGCCCATCAACCGATCGCAGAAGAAGCCTTATTTCCCGTATGGGATCTATGAGACGCGTGATGAGAACAACTACATCAACCTCAGCATCAAACGAAAAAAGAATCTGGAAGGCGACCCGCTGTTGGAAATACGCAGCTATTACGAAGGAAAGCGGCTCCTTTTGAAACAGGTAAAAAAGCATGAGCTGTGTCAATGCCTGCTTGGGTTGCATAAGATCAACGGCAATTGTTTCCATTACCAGATCAAGAATTGCCGCGGTACCAAAATGGGTTATGAATCGCCCGAGGAATACAACGAGCGGGTGGCGCAGGCCAAGTCAGGGCTTGGCCTAACGATCGAAAACACACTTGTGATCGGTACTGGCCGAACGCAGGAAGAATACTCGCTGGTGCAGGTGGAAGATGGCAAATACGTGGGCTATGGTTTTATTGAGAAAGATGAGGCCAACCAACCGCTGGAGCACATTTTGGAACACATCCGCCACCAGAATGACAACCCCGATACGCGAAATATCATCCGCGCGTATCTGGCCAAGAACAAGAAGGACAAGGTGATCCGCTATTATAAAACTTCCGACCACGGCCGGGATTTCTGA